Proteins from a genomic interval of Bacillus alveayuensis:
- a CDS encoding hypothetical protein (product_source=Hypo-rule applied; superfamily=56024) — MSSTANRAKNWGIDDTLFFGQTAGQRFSFVMFAYSWFHFSFDMVRCFGKMDDSFVQNLARLATRNRRVKIFYDKISDNSDKKIHGNQPAYECNNNCHR, encoded by the coding sequence ATGTCGTCGACCGCCAATCGTGCAAAAAACTGGGGGATCGACGACACACTGTTTTTTGGACAAACAGCCGGGCAAAGATTTTCTTTTGTGATGTTCGCTTATTCATGGTTTCATTTTTCCTTTGATATGGTTCGTTGTTTTGGAAAAATGGATGATAGCTTCGTACAGAATCTTGCGCGGCTAGCTACAAGAAACAGACGTGTAAAAATTTTTTATGATAAAATTTCAGATAATTCGGATAAAAAAATACATGGCAATCAGCCGGCTTATGAATGTAATAATAACTGCCATAGATGA
- a CDS encoding putative transposase/invertase (TIGR01784 family) (product_source=TIGR01784; pfam=PF12784; tigrfam=TIGR01784), with translation MPKEYLDLKMDFMFKQLFGHPSRKRITIAFLNGLLNRAGRDRIVDVQYENTELPKETEDGKMSRLDVLVFTDRSERINVEIQVVHQHDMPERVLYYWARLFSSSLSKGQEYSELPPTIMITILNYSLFPHETDRFHTVFHLREDKEHFLWSPHLEFHAIDLSQFIPF, from the coding sequence ATGCCAAAAGAATACCTCGATTTGAAAATGGACTTTATGTTCAAGCAGCTGTTCGGCCACCCGAGCCGAAAGCGAATCACGATTGCGTTTTTGAACGGGCTTTTGAACCGAGCCGGCCGCGACCGGATTGTTGATGTGCAATATGAAAATACCGAACTTCCGAAAGAGACGGAAGATGGCAAGATGAGCCGGCTGGATGTGCTCGTGTTCACTGACCGCAGCGAGCGAATCAACGTTGAAATCCAAGTCGTCCATCAGCATGATATGCCTGAGCGCGTGTTGTATTATTGGGCCCGGCTGTTTTCGTCCTCTCTTTCCAAAGGACAGGAATATAGCGAACTTCCGCCAACGATTATGATCACGATCCTCAACTACTCGCTATTCCCTCACGAAACGGACCGCTTTCATACCGTGTTTCACCTCCGGGAAGACAAAGAGCATTTCCTTTGGAGTCCTCACCTTGAATTCCACGCGATTGATTTGTCACAGTTTATCCCGTTCTAA
- a CDS encoding hypothetical protein (product_source=Hypo-rule applied) codes for MEQYKNKVKQLERISYSEYLSEFVGEFKKI; via the coding sequence ATGGAACAGTATAAGAATAAAGTAAAACAACTAGAAAGGATTTCTTACAGTGAATACTTAAGTGAGTTTGTTGGAGAATTTAAAAAGATATGA
- a CDS encoding hypothetical protein (product_source=Hypo-rule applied) codes for MHQQGREQKSSMVKAHFYELAMRHYANIGKTDKVEVMKILIRKAYKEWEESDELSVVSAEVSIPTHEIENMMRPYLEVDVAESIDMMAKSKSILPLILIMSKS; via the coding sequence ATGCATCAACAAGGTAGAGAACAAAAGAGTAGCATGGTAAAGGCCCATTTTTATGAACTTGCGATGAGGCATTATGCGAATATCGGAAAGACAGATAAGGTTGAAGTAATGAAAATACTTATAAGAAAAGCGTATAAAGAATGGGAAGAGAGCGACGAATTATCTGTTGTTTCTGCGGAGGTTTCAATCCCTACTCACGAAATAGAAAATATGATGCGACCATATCTTGAAGTAGATGTAGCAGAATCGATAGACATGATGGCCAAGTCAAAATCCATTTTACCCCTGATATTAATAATGTCGAAAAGCTAA
- a CDS encoding uracil-DNA glycosylase family 4 (product_source=TIGR00758; cath_funfam=3.40.470.10; cog=COG1573; pfam=PF03167; smart=SM00986; superfamily=52141; tigrfam=TIGR00758), whose protein sequence is MTCSSENFERFKQIADTVIPYEIRLMTHYNNGWEDCIDMRGQNLKITITDEASQFDFYIKISDERGLSVKIPCEGVEIINEFKNKDNVMIEIYFFIYEGFAQFTLKGREIFTTNTDKEIEYNKLIDQAKNCIICETMKHEKAVLGYENGNLDADIMFIAEAPGPRGANLTRIPLHGDATGDNFEKLLSATRWTRSDIYITNADLCCPTDEKGKVRNPSKQEIKNCHSYLARIIELINPKVIVTLGKKALEALKEIEPHQLVLNKDVATFSKWNGRFVYPLYHPSPQVIKTGIRPFEQQRTDFKQLEYNYRFRISKGLEPIKFKSK, encoded by the coding sequence ATGACTTGTAGTAGTGAGAATTTTGAAAGGTTCAAACAAATAGCCGACACTGTTATACCTTATGAAATAAGATTAATGACGCATTATAATAATGGTTGGGAAGATTGTATTGATATGAGAGGGCAAAATCTAAAAATCACGATAACAGATGAAGCTTCCCAGTTTGATTTTTACATAAAAATTTCTGATGAACGAGGATTAAGTGTAAAAATCCCTTGTGAAGGAGTTGAAATAATTAACGAATTTAAAAACAAGGATAATGTAATGATTGAGATTTATTTTTTTATTTATGAAGGATTTGCTCAATTTACTCTCAAAGGAAGAGAGATATTCACTACTAATACTGATAAAGAAATAGAGTACAACAAATTAATTGATCAAGCAAAAAACTGTATAATTTGTGAAACGATGAAACATGAAAAAGCTGTTTTGGGTTATGAGAATGGAAATCTTGATGCCGATATCATGTTTATTGCGGAAGCTCCTGGACCAAGGGGAGCTAACCTTACTCGAATCCCTTTACACGGAGATGCTACAGGTGATAATTTTGAGAAACTTTTATCGGCAACAAGATGGACACGATCGGATATTTATATAACCAATGCTGATTTGTGCTGTCCAACTGATGAGAAAGGAAAAGTCAGAAACCCAAGCAAACAGGAAATAAAGAATTGTCATTCATATCTTGCTAGAATCATAGAATTAATAAACCCTAAAGTGATTGTTACATTAGGTAAAAAAGCATTAGAAGCATTAAAGGAAATCGAACCACACCAATTGGTATTAAATAAAGATGTAGCTACATTTTCAAAATGGAATGGCCGATTCGTCTATCCACTCTATCACCCAAGTCCCCAAGTAATAAAGACTGGTATTAGACCATTTGAACAACAAAGAACGGATTTTAAACAACTAGAGTATAATTATCGTTTCAGAATTTCAAAAGGGTTAGAACCGATAAAATTTAAAAGTAAATGA
- a CDS encoding sugar/nucleoside kinase (ribokinase family) (product_source=COG0524; cath_funfam=3.30.500.20; cog=COG0524; superfamily=53613), whose product MRKREVDEEILNELDVLVMNEQEIREALEEWEKLSVSLENRMRMKCG is encoded by the coding sequence GTGCGGAAAAGAGAGGTTGATGAAGAGATTTTAAACGAATTGGATGTGTTAGTAATGAATGAGCAGGAAATTCGCGAAGCGTTGGAGGAGTGGGAAAAATTAAGCGTCAGTCTGGAAAATCGTATGCGTATGAAATGCGGTTGA
- a CDS encoding putative transposase/invertase (TIGR01784 family) (product_source=TIGR01784; cath_funfam=1.10.1030.10; cog=COG5464; superfamily=88659; tigrfam=TIGR01784): MGKIKRQSGKSYAYEMRLKWLRDQLSNIRGERRAVLEEGLKQGREEGFEQGMKHLVRNIAKKGMNVKEIADLTNLAEEEVRKLLKD; encoded by the coding sequence GTGGGAAAAATTAAGCGTCAGTCTGGAAAATCGTATGCGTATGAAATGCGGTTGAAATGGCTGCGCGATCAACTATCCAACATCCGCGGCGAACGGCGCGCGGTGTTGGAAGAAGGGTTGAAGCAAGGGCGTGAAGAAGGATTTGAGCAAGGTATGAAACATCTTGTTCGTAATATAGCGAAAAAAGGAATGAACGTGAAAGAGATCGCGGATCTTACTAACCTTGCGGAAGAAGAGGTTCGAAAACTGCTCAAAGACTAA
- a CDS encoding hypothetical protein (product_source=Hypo-rule applied) — translation MYHLVTKGLIDDEKKVAEAKNDEESYQWAFSQNYMLHLQIALNMVLVPLFDKLMNERGLASELIVDKIFAWPLAKRINHL, via the coding sequence TTGTATCATTTAGTAACTAAAGGATTAATAGATGATGAAAAGAAAGTCGCTGAAGCTAAAAATGATGAAGAGTCTTACCAATGGGCTTTCTCGCAAAATTATATGTTGCATTTACAAATAGCTTTAAACATGGTTCTTGTCCCTTTATTTGATAAATTGATGAATGAAAGAGGGCTCGCATCAGAATTAATAGTAGATAAAATTTTTGCATGGCCATTAGCGAAAAGAATAAACCATTTGTAG
- a CDS encoding chromosome segregation ATPase (product_source=COG1196; cath_funfam=1.20.272.10; cog=COG1196; superfamily=52540,57997), with protein sequence MPAISKIRLTNVVYEEGRKRYNDEIFRFDGHNGAILLENGGGKTVFIQTVLQAILPHVDVADRKIKNTLQLENAPAHIAIEWMLNDEPRRYVVTTVSLFMTNNGLDSLRYVYEYNANDPHGIEGLPFVREGKDGKRPAERGEMQDYYSHMKEKSFLARTFSTIKEYKAFIEEQYHIISSEWESVVKINSSEGGVESFFDECKSTNQLFDRLLIPIVESSIVGHDAKLFADMFEKQLDSFKHYKKLKETIEENKLIQQELERYVDTYEQLHREELAYLKAKQRAKGVWLETLKQKQACLDEQKDIADKLEYWKQNYAAHNKKRASYDILVEEARWQKLQREYELVLARQKEKEEALARLERNYYSLQLAERKEARKRHEEALAYIEQEIAKLKDAEELANYEEELERARRSLLGCFIEKLETIDKEQQSLRYELNPIQMQIEQWTKEKEALDQKKQYAREERAAVQSRIEARERDMEQIKQHILANPSQQSVEEEREKWLERERWLDDEIVRMRQDVKQFSQAEQEAEAKKEVLQQEWAAKRAECGALGQRLKALENEEQALIKKLASLRPQWASLDSVYSHEATIEMRLLEEIEKRTKEREALLVRERIVSRLADAYGAQDIFFADPFLSQQLASWKNQFDYVETGVEYLQSLEEEDRAKKRVFPLWPMTLITTAKSKERLSQKVQYLNDRLQLPIVVLAADEAARIEDEALLYEWIAPHYWEEASDPESFRTWKERINASAQETTKHRQEKEVELKGWQDVQQAWRAFLEAHPYKTVEAARTQYAVLISGIDQLKMAIDKEKARINEWRAKIAQAQSLIHQYEQEMKGWTAKIEDANKYIQYEKEVQEARKTEKTLNETIAALEKDIVRLNERFEDALAQKEDLEERIRSLQADRRNIERSDDYQSLRSFTPLYSGESERVIRDKIRKLEDRINGIETTYREWKLRQKTEQREIDRLTNEINKLKREHRDLDETRSFPSDGPYVLQRLEEQIASLQSELKRLNKDVQDALISKEQQSGVLKTKEQQFQQQYPNEERWPFTESLDEIADHLKTEKEELEKRKAFLDQEHERLAKKMKNIEQAERHLELSKEVHHFNAPTIAALSLSAEEATAFTYERQRFIEGITESLKAGRQAVEETKSRVERAKRSFREFCNASIKDVKMRQMALNGIEHKETYEDIIDFKKNMMRSVESATNYANEHIRQKDAELQAFINHIHTHLRTLVEELKQIPNKTRVKVGDEWKRIFTFTIPEWEEEVGKTRIRNHIEWILQQLESERFMNEHGQQDEAKVRKEIEMWLQSKQLLQVVMNNEGMKVNCRKVTNDNKVTTRSYSWEQSNIWSGGEKWSKNMTLFLGILNYVAEKKQHIQQMMKRHRTVILDNPFGKASSDHVLNPVFFIAEQLGFQIIALTAHAEGKFLRDYFPIVYSCRLRPSSDPSKQVMTKEKWLHYAYFQDHEPKSLERLGETEQLELF encoded by the coding sequence ATGCCAGCGATCAGTAAAATTCGGCTCACGAACGTTGTGTATGAAGAAGGGCGCAAACGGTACAACGATGAAATCTTCCGCTTTGACGGGCATAATGGGGCGATTTTGCTTGAAAATGGCGGAGGAAAAACGGTGTTTATTCAAACGGTGCTGCAAGCGATTTTGCCTCATGTCGATGTGGCAGACCGGAAAATTAAAAACACGCTGCAGCTCGAAAACGCCCCAGCCCATATTGCCATCGAATGGATGTTGAACGACGAACCGAGGCGGTATGTCGTGACAACGGTCTCGCTGTTCATGACGAACAACGGACTCGATTCGCTCCGCTACGTCTATGAATACAACGCGAACGACCCGCACGGCATCGAAGGTCTTCCGTTCGTGCGTGAAGGGAAAGATGGAAAGCGCCCGGCGGAACGCGGCGAAATGCAAGACTACTATAGTCATATGAAAGAGAAATCGTTCTTGGCGCGCACGTTTTCGACGATTAAAGAATACAAGGCGTTTATCGAAGAGCAATATCACATTATTTCAAGCGAATGGGAAAGCGTGGTGAAGATTAATAGTTCGGAAGGCGGCGTCGAATCGTTTTTCGACGAATGCAAAAGCACGAACCAGCTGTTTGACCGCCTGCTCATTCCGATTGTCGAAAGCTCCATCGTAGGTCATGACGCGAAGCTGTTCGCCGATATGTTTGAAAAACAGCTAGACAGTTTCAAACATTATAAAAAGCTGAAAGAGACAATCGAAGAAAACAAGCTCATCCAACAGGAGTTGGAGCGATACGTCGACACGTACGAACAGCTTCATCGCGAAGAGCTCGCCTATTTAAAAGCGAAGCAGCGCGCCAAAGGGGTATGGCTCGAAACGTTGAAGCAAAAGCAAGCGTGTCTTGACGAGCAGAAAGACATCGCGGACAAGCTTGAGTATTGGAAGCAGAACTACGCAGCGCACAACAAAAAGCGTGCGTCATATGACATTTTAGTCGAAGAAGCGCGCTGGCAAAAGCTTCAGCGCGAATACGAACTCGTCCTCGCGCGGCAGAAAGAAAAGGAAGAGGCGCTCGCCCGGCTCGAGCGCAACTATTATTCGCTGCAGCTGGCGGAGCGAAAAGAGGCGCGAAAACGGCACGAAGAAGCGCTTGCGTACATTGAGCAGGAGATCGCCAAGCTGAAGGACGCTGAGGAACTTGCGAACTACGAAGAGGAATTGGAAAGAGCGCGCCGCTCGCTGCTCGGCTGCTTCATCGAGAAGCTTGAGACGATTGACAAAGAACAACAAAGCCTTCGCTATGAGCTGAATCCGATTCAGATGCAGATTGAACAATGGACGAAGGAAAAAGAAGCGCTTGATCAGAAAAAGCAGTACGCCCGCGAAGAGCGTGCTGCCGTTCAAAGCCGCATCGAGGCGAGAGAGAGGGACATGGAGCAAATTAAACAGCACATTTTAGCAAACCCGTCCCAACAATCGGTAGAAGAAGAAAGGGAGAAATGGCTTGAGCGCGAACGGTGGCTTGATGATGAAATTGTCCGCATGCGCCAAGATGTGAAGCAATTCAGCCAAGCGGAACAAGAAGCGGAAGCGAAAAAAGAAGTGCTCCAGCAAGAATGGGCGGCAAAGCGTGCGGAATGCGGGGCACTGGGGCAACGACTCAAAGCGCTCGAAAACGAGGAGCAAGCGCTCATCAAGAAGCTCGCATCGCTCCGGCCGCAATGGGCCTCACTTGATAGCGTCTACTCCCATGAAGCGACGATCGAAATGAGACTCCTCGAAGAAATCGAGAAGAGAACGAAAGAGCGGGAGGCGCTCTTAGTGCGTGAACGCATCGTTTCGCGGCTCGCGGATGCGTACGGCGCACAAGACATCTTTTTCGCCGATCCGTTTTTATCGCAGCAGCTCGCCTCGTGGAAAAACCAATTTGATTACGTAGAGACCGGCGTCGAATACTTACAGTCGCTTGAGGAAGAAGACCGCGCGAAGAAACGGGTGTTTCCGCTCTGGCCGATGACGTTGATTACAACGGCAAAATCGAAGGAGCGGCTCTCGCAAAAAGTGCAGTACTTAAATGACCGCTTGCAGCTGCCGATTGTCGTGCTTGCAGCGGATGAAGCAGCGCGCATCGAAGACGAAGCGCTTTTGTATGAATGGATCGCGCCGCACTATTGGGAGGAAGCGAGCGATCCAGAGTCGTTCCGCACATGGAAAGAACGAATCAACGCGAGCGCGCAAGAAACGACAAAGCACCGCCAAGAGAAAGAAGTGGAACTCAAAGGGTGGCAAGACGTGCAACAAGCATGGCGAGCGTTTTTGGAAGCTCACCCGTACAAAACGGTTGAAGCAGCTCGCACGCAATACGCCGTGCTCATCAGCGGCATCGATCAGCTGAAAATGGCGATTGACAAAGAAAAAGCGCGCATCAACGAATGGCGCGCCAAAATCGCGCAAGCGCAGTCGCTCATCCATCAATACGAGCAAGAAATGAAAGGTTGGACCGCCAAAATCGAAGATGCAAATAAATATATCCAATATGAAAAAGAAGTGCAAGAAGCGCGAAAAACGGAAAAAACGCTCAACGAGACGATTGCGGCGCTTGAAAAAGACATTGTGCGCCTCAACGAGCGGTTTGAAGACGCACTGGCACAAAAAGAGGATCTCGAAGAGCGCATCCGATCGCTGCAAGCAGATCGCCGTAACATCGAACGAAGCGATGACTATCAATCGCTCCGCTCCTTTACACCGCTTTATTCAGGCGAAAGCGAGCGTGTCATTCGCGATAAAATTCGTAAGTTGGAAGACCGAATTAATGGAATTGAAACGACCTACAGGGAGTGGAAGTTGAGGCAAAAGACTGAACAAAGAGAAATTGACCGGCTAACGAACGAAATAAACAAGCTGAAACGCGAGCATCGCGACCTCGACGAAACGCGTTCGTTTCCAAGCGACGGACCGTATGTGCTGCAGCGGTTAGAAGAACAAATCGCGTCTCTCCAATCGGAATTAAAGCGGTTAAACAAAGATGTGCAAGATGCCTTGATCAGCAAGGAGCAGCAAAGCGGCGTGTTAAAAACGAAAGAGCAGCAATTTCAACAACAATATCCGAATGAAGAACGTTGGCCGTTTACCGAATCGCTTGATGAGATCGCTGATCATTTGAAAACCGAAAAAGAAGAACTGGAGAAACGGAAGGCGTTTCTCGACCAAGAACATGAGCGCCTGGCGAAAAAGATGAAAAACATTGAACAGGCAGAACGCCATTTAGAGTTATCTAAAGAAGTGCATCATTTCAATGCTCCGACTATCGCTGCCCTTTCGTTGAGCGCGGAAGAAGCAACGGCATTTACGTACGAGCGCCAACGTTTTATCGAAGGTATCACCGAGAGCTTAAAGGCGGGCAGACAAGCGGTCGAAGAGACGAAAAGCCGCGTCGAGCGTGCGAAACGTTCTTTTAGAGAGTTTTGCAACGCTTCGATTAAAGATGTGAAAATGCGGCAAATGGCGCTCAACGGCATTGAGCATAAAGAGACGTACGAAGACATTATCGACTTTAAGAAAAATATGATGCGAAGCGTTGAAAGCGCGACGAACTACGCGAATGAACATATCCGGCAAAAAGACGCGGAGCTTCAAGCGTTTATTAATCATATTCACACCCATTTGCGCACATTGGTGGAGGAGCTGAAGCAAATCCCGAACAAAACAAGAGTAAAAGTCGGAGACGAATGGAAGCGCATTTTCACGTTTACGATTCCAGAGTGGGAAGAAGAAGTCGGCAAGACGCGCATTCGCAACCATATTGAATGGATTTTGCAGCAGCTCGAGTCCGAACGGTTTATGAACGAGCACGGCCAGCAAGACGAAGCGAAGGTGAGAAAAGAAATCGAAATGTGGCTGCAATCGAAGCAGCTTCTCCAAGTCGTCATGAACAACGAAGGCATGAAAGTGAACTGCCGAAAGGTGACGAACGACAATAAAGTGACGACGCGCTCGTATTCGTGGGAGCAAAGCAACATCTGGTCTGGCGGCGAAAAATGGAGCAAAAACATGACGCTCTTTTTAGGCATTCTCAACTACGTTGCCGAGAAAAAGCAGCACATCCAGCAGATGATGAAACGCCACCGCACCGTCATTTTAGACAACCCGTTCGGAAAAGCGTCAAGCGACCACGTGCTCAACCCGGTCTTCTTTATTGCTGAACAGCTCGGCTTCCAAATCATCGCCTTAACTGCTCATGCGGAAGGCAAATTTCTCAGAGACTACTTCCCGATCGTTTACAGCTGCCGCCTCCGTCCATCGTCCGACCCGAGCAAGCAGGTGATGACGAAGGAAAAATGGCTCCACTACGCCTACTTCCAAGATCACGAGCCAAAATCACTCGAACGCCTCGGCGAAACCGAGCAGTTGGAGTTGTTTTAG